One genomic region from Macellibacteroides fermentans encodes:
- a CDS encoding Rossmann-like and DUF2520 domain-containing protein, whose protein sequence is MKVVFIGSGNLATHLSLAMKGAGIEVVQVYSQTESHASLLANKLSCSFTTEPESIVIDADIYIFSVKDSALLDLIHKIPQNKGLWLHTAGSVPMGVFEGYNDRYGVLYPLQTFSKNRDIDFSIVPVFIESNSAGDEAYLLSFAGKLTRQVISLSSEKRKHLHLAAVWACNFTNHMYLMASKILQEQSLSEAFLLPLIDETAAKVHQLSAREAQTGPAIRYDENIIEKHIELLSDPNMKELYRLISRNIHKESSNE, encoded by the coding sequence ATGAAAGTGGTGTTTATCGGATCTGGAAACCTTGCTACCCACCTTTCTCTGGCAATGAAAGGGGCTGGGATTGAAGTCGTCCAGGTTTACAGTCAGACAGAATCCCATGCAAGTTTGCTAGCCAATAAACTTTCATGCAGTTTTACTACCGAACCAGAGTCCATTGTAATCGATGCTGATATTTATATATTTTCAGTCAAAGATTCTGCCTTACTTGATTTGATTCATAAAATTCCCCAAAATAAAGGTCTTTGGCTTCATACTGCGGGAAGTGTTCCGATGGGTGTGTTTGAAGGATATAATGACAGGTATGGGGTATTATATCCTTTGCAGACGTTCAGTAAAAACAGAGATATAGATTTTAGTATTGTGCCGGTGTTTATTGAATCAAATTCTGCCGGCGACGAAGCATATTTGTTATCTTTTGCAGGTAAGCTTACAAGACAGGTAATCTCTCTTTCTTCGGAAAAGAGAAAACATTTGCATCTTGCAGCTGTATGGGCTTGTAATTTTACGAATCACATGTATTTGATGGCATCTAAAATATTGCAGGAACAAAGTTTGTCCGAGGCATTTCTTTTGCCCCTTATTGATGAAACAGCAGCCAAGGTGCATCAGCTTTCTGCCCGCGAGGCGCAAACCGGACCGGCAATCAGATATGATGAAAATATTATTGAAAAACATATAGAGCTTCTTTCCGACCCGAATATGAAAGAGCTTTACCGGTTAATCAGCCGGAATATACATAAAGAATCCAGCAATGAGTAG
- a CDS encoding nitroreductase family protein codes for MESFAELIKKRRSIRKFTNQLLSPEQVESLLKAALMAPSSKRSNAWQFVLVENKEMLQKLASCKKNGSSFLETSALAIVVLANPMESDVWVEDASVASIYIQLQAEDLGLGSCWCQIRNRETAGETDSAQYVRDLLDIPYQMEVLSIIGVGYKDQDRKPFDETHLQWEKIHIDKFVFPSESESSES; via the coding sequence ATGGAGAGCTTTGCAGAACTGATTAAAAAAAGAAGAAGTATCAGAAAGTTTACAAACCAGCTACTTAGCCCCGAACAAGTTGAATCGTTATTAAAAGCAGCATTAATGGCGCCATCTTCAAAACGAAGTAATGCGTGGCAGTTTGTACTCGTAGAAAATAAAGAGATGTTGCAGAAGCTGGCATCTTGTAAGAAGAACGGCTCTTCTTTTCTTGAAACATCTGCACTTGCCATTGTTGTGTTGGCTAACCCAATGGAAAGTGATGTATGGGTTGAAGATGCATCGGTTGCCTCTATTTATATCCAACTTCAGGCCGAAGATTTGGGCTTAGGCAGTTGTTGGTGCCAGATTAGAAATCGTGAAACAGCCGGAGAGACTGATTCTGCTCAATATGTAAGAGACTTGCTGGATATACCATACCAGATGGAAGTACTTTCTATTATCGGAGTTGGTTATAAAGACCAAGACAGGAAGCCATTTGATGAAACACATTTGCAGTGGGAAAAGATTCACATAGATAAATTTGTTTTTCCATCCGAATCAGAATCCTCTGAGTCATGA
- the mce gene encoding methylmalonyl-CoA epimerase translates to MEITHIEHLGIAVKSIEEALPYYEQVLGLKCYNIEEVADQKVKTAFFMVGQTKIELLEPTSEESAVAKFIEKKGEGIHHIAFAVPSVAEALAEVEAKGVKLIDKAPRGGAEGLNIAFLHPKSTCSVLTELCEHPEK, encoded by the coding sequence ATGGAAATTACGCATATTGAACATTTAGGTATTGCTGTAAAAAGTATTGAAGAGGCTTTGCCTTATTACGAACAAGTTTTAGGTTTGAAATGCTATAACATCGAAGAAGTTGCAGATCAAAAAGTAAAAACAGCTTTTTTTATGGTTGGCCAGACTAAAATTGAATTACTCGAACCAACAAGCGAAGAAAGTGCAGTTGCTAAATTTATTGAAAAGAAAGGCGAAGGTATTCATCACATTGCATTTGCCGTTCCTTCAGTTGCTGAAGCATTGGCCGAAGTGGAAGCTAAAGGTGTTAAATTGATCGACAAAGCTCCAAGAGGTGGTGCCGAAGGACTGAACATTGCATTTCTTCATCCAAAGTCAACTTGCAGTGTGCTCACAGAACTTTGCGAACATCCTGAAAAATAA
- a CDS encoding acyl-CoA carboxylase subunit beta, translated as MSNQLEKVKELIQLREKARIGGGEKRIESQHKKGKYTARERIAMLLDEGSFEEFDMFVQHRCTNFGIDATKFLGDGVVTGYGTIDGRLVYIYAQDFTVFGGALSESLAMKICKVMDQAMKMGAPVIGLNDSGGARIQEGVNALAGYAEIFQRNILASGVVPQISGIFGPCAGGAVYSPALTDFNIMTRGTSYMFLTGPKVVKSVTGEDVTQEQLGGASVHTTKSGVAHFAVDNEEDGLKLIRQLISYMPQNNLEEAPLMECNDPIDRLDDALNDIIPDEPNKPYDMYEVIGTIIDNGEFLEVHKDYAQNIIVGFARFNGQSVGVIANQPKIMAGCLDSNASRKAARFVRFCDAFNIPLVTLVDVPGFLPGTGQEYNGVILHGAKLLYAYGEATVPKVTVTLRKSYGGAYCVMSSKHLRGDMNYAWPTAEIAVMGPSGAVEVIFAKEVASAEDPAKAQIEKEEEYKKAFANPYNAAQYGYIDDVIEPRNTRFRIIRALQQLQTKKLTNPAKKHDNLPL; from the coding sequence ATGAGTAACCAACTTGAAAAAGTAAAAGAGCTGATTCAATTACGTGAAAAAGCTCGTATCGGAGGTGGAGAAAAGAGAATTGAATCTCAGCACAAAAAAGGTAAATATACTGCCCGTGAAAGAATTGCCATGTTGCTTGACGAAGGTAGTTTTGAAGAATTCGACATGTTCGTTCAGCACCGTTGTACCAATTTCGGTATTGATGCCACCAAATTTCTGGGAGATGGTGTTGTTACCGGATATGGAACAATAGATGGACGTCTTGTATATATATATGCACAGGATTTTACTGTATTTGGAGGAGCACTTTCTGAATCATTGGCCATGAAAATCTGTAAAGTGATGGACCAGGCAATGAAAATGGGTGCACCGGTAATTGGATTGAATGACTCTGGAGGTGCTCGTATTCAAGAGGGTGTAAACGCCTTGGCAGGTTATGCAGAAATTTTCCAGCGTAATATTTTGGCTTCTGGCGTTGTTCCTCAGATTTCTGGAATTTTTGGTCCATGCGCAGGTGGAGCCGTTTATTCTCCTGCATTGACCGACTTTAATATCATGACCAGAGGTACCAGCTATATGTTCCTCACAGGTCCTAAGGTTGTTAAGTCTGTAACTGGAGAAGATGTTACACAAGAACAATTGGGTGGAGCTAGTGTTCACACTACAAAATCTGGTGTTGCTCACTTTGCAGTTGATAACGAAGAAGACGGATTAAAATTGATTCGCCAACTTATCAGCTATATGCCGCAAAACAACTTGGAAGAAGCCCCACTTATGGAGTGCAACGACCCTATCGATCGTTTGGATGATGCACTGAATGATATCATTCCTGATGAACCTAATAAACCTTACGACATGTATGAAGTGATTGGTACAATCATTGATAATGGCGAATTCCTTGAGGTTCATAAGGACTATGCTCAGAACATTATTGTTGGTTTTGCCCGCTTCAACGGTCAGTCTGTTGGTGTAATTGCAAATCAACCTAAAATAATGGCTGGTTGTCTTGATAGCAACGCTTCACGTAAAGCAGCCCGTTTCGTTCGCTTCTGTGATGCATTTAATATTCCTTTGGTTACGTTGGTTGACGTACCGGGATTCTTACCAGGTACAGGCCAGGAATACAATGGTGTAATTCTTCACGGAGCTAAACTTCTTTATGCTTATGGAGAGGCCACAGTTCCTAAGGTTACTGTAACTTTAAGAAAATCGTATGGTGGAGCCTATTGCGTGATGAGTTCAAAACATCTTCGTGGTGACATGAACTATGCTTGGCCAACTGCTGAAATTGCAGTAATGGGACCAAGTGGTGCTGTTGAAGTTATCTTTGCGAAAGAAGTTGCATCAGCAGAAGATCCCGCTAAAGCTCAGATTGAAAAAGAAGAGGAATATAAAAAAGCATTTGCAAATCCGTACAATGCAGCTCAATATGGCTATATTGATGATGTTATCGAGCCTCGTAACACCCGTTTCCGGATTATCCGTGCTTTGCAGCAGCTTCAGACTAAGAAGTTGACAAACCCTGCAAAGAAACATGATAATCTACCTTTATAA
- a CDS encoding KdsC family phosphatase codes for MSSINYDLRKIRGFIFDVDGVLSKDVIPLHPNGDPMRTVNIKDGYALQLAVKKGYQVAIITGGYTDSVKMRFERLGVKYIYMRSSVKMKDYTDFMNRTGLKPEEVLYAGDDIPDYEVMKLVGLPVAPADAASEIKDISLYISSKNGGEGIARDVIEQTMKTQGTWLTGEAFGW; via the coding sequence ATGAGTAGTATAAATTATGATTTAAGAAAAATCAGAGGGTTTATCTTTGATGTGGATGGAGTTCTTTCTAAAGACGTCATACCTCTGCATCCCAACGGAGATCCGATGCGTACTGTTAATATTAAAGACGGGTATGCCTTACAGCTTGCTGTAAAGAAAGGATATCAGGTCGCAATCATAACCGGAGGGTATACCGATTCTGTGAAAATGCGTTTTGAACGTTTGGGGGTTAAGTATATCTATATGAGGAGCTCCGTTAAGATGAAAGATTATACTGATTTTATGAATCGTACCGGTTTAAAACCTGAAGAGGTCCTGTATGCAGGAGATGATATTCCTGATTATGAAGTAATGAAGCTGGTTGGCTTGCCTGTAGCGCCAGCGGATGCAGCTTCCGAAATAAAGGATATTTCGCTTTACATCTCATCCAAAAACGGTGGAGAGGGAATTGCACGTGATGTGATAGAGCAAACGATGAAAACACAGGGAACATGGCTGACGGGAGAAGCGTTCGGTTGGTAA
- a CDS encoding Maf-like protein, translated as MLSNLDKYRIILASNSPRRKELLAGLDISFEVKVNGDVDESYPEALSPEEIPMYVAQKKADAYAPFLQEDELLITADTVVWTFEEILGKPSDREDAIKMLMKLSNRVHEVITGVCIVTKNKSTNFSVSSAVSFGYLELSDIEYYVDKYKPYDKAGSYGIQEWIGYIGAEAINGSFFNVMGLPVQRLYRELKAF; from the coding sequence ATGTTGTCCAATCTAGATAAGTATAGAATAATCTTAGCATCCAATTCTCCCAGAAGAAAAGAATTGTTGGCCGGCTTGGATATCTCTTTCGAAGTTAAAGTAAATGGAGATGTTGATGAATCATATCCCGAAGCATTGTCCCCCGAAGAGATACCTATGTATGTCGCACAGAAAAAGGCAGATGCCTATGCCCCTTTTTTGCAAGAAGACGAATTGCTTATTACCGCAGATACGGTAGTCTGGACTTTTGAAGAGATTCTTGGAAAACCATCTGACCGCGAAGACGCAATTAAGATGCTGATGAAATTATCCAACCGTGTTCATGAAGTAATAACAGGTGTTTGTATTGTTACAAAGAACAAAAGTACTAATTTTTCTGTCTCGTCTGCCGTGAGTTTCGGTTATCTGGAGCTGTCTGATATTGAATATTACGTAGATAAATATAAACCTTATGATAAAGCCGGATCCTATGGAATACAAGAGTGGATCGGATATATCGGAGCAGAAGCGATTAATGGGTCGTTTTTTAATGTAATGGGATTGCCTGTTCAGAGGCTCTACCGCGAACTAAAAGCCTTTTAA
- a CDS encoding TonB-dependent receptor — MKIRAIAALLYIIISATTLAQERIKISGYVRDADGNPIELVNIRVKNSLNGSMSNDKGFYALHVAAGDSLTLVYSCLGYNKAERIIPKADRDMRLNVQMNSTSLNLGDVTITAIRKQTTTMETLDANRIRLLPDPAGGSIESLVVTYAGVSSSNELSSQYSVRGGSYDENIVYVNGIEVFRPLLIRSGQQEGLSFINPELTESVNFSAGGFEARYGDKMSSVLDINYKKPKSLEGSAALSFLGASAYVGSSIGKLTQITGIRYKTNQSLLNTMDTDAEFNPTFVDLQSYITYQITPTLDVNFLGNVSINNYKFTPFTRETSFGTTSMIKKFKVYFDGREQDKFETLFGAMVIKKRLTEQTELGLQASAFSSKEEETYDISGEYWLNDLGEENNTDDDASSALEVGTYHEHARNRLNSNIITIGHYGESKLKNNTLKWGVNVQLEKIKDRINEWEKRDSAGYSLPYTGSEVSLITNLYSNNKLESSRTSGYLQDNFKFRTKHGLFTLVAGIRGSYWSFNKEFIFSPRASIGFIPNFNQDLTFRFASGIYYQSPFYKEMRVTKQDEQSNNVVVLNDALKSQQSVHFILGGDYTFRAAERNFKISTEIYYKMMDKLNPYTVDNVKIRYYGENCANGYALGMDVKFFGEFVPGTDSWLSFSIMKAEQTIRDKVTVPMPNSQGYNVSLFFQDYFPGYKKVKLNLKGVLSGGLPITAPRKGYEDGFFRMSPYKRVDLGLSYQIAGTTENIMQRGVMSKLKNIWIGVDVFNILNIKNVSSYYWVTDIYNQQYAVPNYLTGRQLNLRIIAEF; from the coding sequence ATGAAAATACGTGCGATTGCAGCACTGCTATATATTATCATTTCCGCAACCACGCTGGCTCAAGAGCGGATCAAAATTTCCGGGTACGTACGCGACGCGGATGGTAATCCTATTGAACTTGTAAACATCCGTGTAAAAAATTCTCTGAACGGATCAATGAGCAACGACAAAGGCTTTTATGCTTTACATGTGGCTGCCGGAGATTCGCTCACTCTTGTTTATTCGTGTCTGGGATACAACAAGGCCGAACGCATAATACCCAAAGCCGACCGTGACATGCGGCTTAATGTGCAAATGAACAGTACATCACTCAACTTGGGAGATGTAACAATAACCGCAATCCGCAAACAAACCACCACCATGGAAACGTTGGATGCAAACCGGATAAGGCTCCTCCCCGACCCTGCCGGGGGAAGTATCGAATCTTTGGTGGTTACGTATGCCGGAGTTTCATCAAGCAATGAACTTAGCTCGCAATATTCGGTCAGAGGAGGAAGCTATGATGAAAACATCGTATATGTTAATGGAATTGAAGTGTTCAGACCCTTGCTGATCCGGTCCGGCCAACAGGAGGGACTAAGCTTTATCAATCCTGAACTCACCGAGTCTGTCAATTTTTCAGCCGGAGGGTTTGAGGCACGTTACGGAGATAAGATGAGCTCGGTTTTGGATATCAATTACAAAAAGCCTAAATCACTGGAAGGTTCAGCTGCTCTGAGCTTTCTTGGTGCAAGCGCTTATGTTGGAAGCAGCATCGGCAAATTAACTCAAATCACCGGTATCCGTTACAAAACAAACCAATCGCTATTGAATACAATGGATACAGACGCTGAGTTCAATCCTACTTTTGTTGACTTACAATCGTATATAACTTATCAGATCACTCCAACGTTGGATGTCAATTTCTTAGGAAACGTCTCAATAAATAATTACAAATTCACACCTTTTACACGCGAAACTTCTTTTGGAACAACGTCTATGATTAAAAAATTTAAGGTTTATTTTGATGGACGTGAACAGGATAAGTTTGAAACTCTCTTTGGTGCAATGGTAATAAAAAAAAGGCTGACCGAGCAAACGGAGTTAGGTCTTCAAGCCTCCGCGTTTTCAAGCAAAGAAGAAGAAACGTATGATATTTCAGGCGAATACTGGTTGAATGATTTAGGTGAAGAGAACAATACGGACGACGACGCATCTTCTGCTTTGGAGGTTGGAACCTATCACGAACATGCAAGAAACAGACTCAACTCCAACATCATCACTATTGGGCATTATGGTGAAAGCAAATTAAAAAACAACACCTTGAAGTGGGGAGTTAATGTTCAACTCGAGAAGATAAAAGACCGAATTAATGAGTGGGAAAAACGTGATTCAGCTGGATATTCTTTACCTTACACAGGATCGGAGGTAAGTCTTATTACAAATCTGTATTCTAACAATAAGCTGGAAAGCAGCCGGACTTCCGGTTACCTGCAAGACAATTTCAAATTCAGGACCAAGCATGGATTATTTACATTGGTAGCTGGTATCCGGGGAAGTTATTGGAGTTTCAATAAAGAATTCATTTTCAGCCCGCGTGCTTCAATCGGCTTTATTCCTAACTTCAATCAGGATCTTACATTCCGTTTTGCCTCCGGCATTTACTATCAGTCTCCTTTTTACAAAGAAATGCGTGTTACCAAACAAGATGAGCAGTCCAATAATGTTGTAGTTTTAAATGATGCTCTGAAATCTCAGCAATCAGTTCATTTTATATTAGGGGGAGATTACACATTCCGCGCAGCCGAACGAAACTTCAAAATATCAACTGAAATTTACTACAAAATGATGGATAAACTTAATCCTTATACCGTAGACAATGTAAAGATAAGATATTACGGTGAAAACTGCGCCAATGGCTATGCGTTAGGGATGGACGTTAAGTTTTTTGGCGAATTTGTTCCCGGAACCGACTCATGGCTGAGCTTTTCAATCATGAAAGCAGAACAAACAATCAGAGACAAGGTAACAGTTCCAATGCCAAATAGTCAGGGGTATAATGTTTCCCTATTTTTTCAAGACTATTTTCCTGGTTATAAAAAGGTTAAATTAAATCTTAAAGGAGTGCTTTCCGGAGGATTACCCATAACAGCTCCCAGAAAAGGATACGAAGATGGTTTTTTCCGTATGTCGCCTTATAAAAGAGTAGACCTGGGATTATCTTATCAAATAGCCGGAACAACAGAAAATATTATGCAGCGTGGAGTTATGAGTAAACTTAAAAACATATGGATAGGGGTGGATGTGTTTAATATTTTAAACATAAAAAATGTCAGTTCATATTATTGGGTGACCGACATTTACAACCAGCAATACGCCGTTCCGAATTATCTCACAGGTCGCCAACTTAATCTAAGAATAATTGCTGAATTCTGA